The sequence ATATCAAACGAGTGCTATACACCAACCGAAAAGCAGATAGAGGAGGCTAAATATCAACTCGACTTCTATCATGAAATGGGAGGCGGCTCTATGTTTGATCCAAAGACAGGGCAGATGATAGACGAGGCAACTGCAAAGATAGCGCTTATGAGGGTTTCTAAGGCTTACATGGCAGGGCTTGTGGATAAGGAATATGTAGATTCCATGGCCGACAAAAGTAAATCCATTACAGGCTACGACATCAGAAAGGGAAAATGATCAAAATTAGCTGCATGTCAATAGGGCAATCAAATGAGTGGATACTGTAATCACTACCATCTAGATGAAAAGCGAGCTCAAAATTTAGATTTATCTTTTATCGTCTTTTAGGATAGAATTATTGTTATTGTAGACAATTACTAAAGATTCATGCATACAGAAGCAAAAGTAATTCGCAAAAAAAAACAAGTAAAAGACAAACCATGGATTATGAGGACATACGCCGGACACACAACGGCAAGATCCTCGAACGAGTTATTTAGAAAGAACCTCTCAAAGGGCCAGACTGGCCTCAGCGTTGCATTCGACCTTCCCACCCAGACTGGATATGACTCCGACCATCCACTAGCTGAAGGAGAAGTCGGAAAAGTAGGGGTTCCAATCTGCCATATAGAAGATATGGAAACCCTATTTGAACAGATCCCGATAGAAACTATGAATACCTCTATGACGATTAATGCGACCGCGGCTTGGCTCCTCTCTCTATATATTGCCATTGCCGAAAAACGTGGGCTGGACATATCATCGCTTCAGGGAACTACTCAGAATGATATATTAAAAGAATATCTCTCTCGTGGCACATATGTGTTTCCACCAACCCCCTCTATGCGGCTAATCTCTGACACGATTACCTTTACATACGAGAAAGTGCCCAAATGGAATCCCATAAACATTTGTAGCTACCACCTACAGGAGGCCGGAGCGACCCCAGTGCAGGAGATAGCCTTTACCCTTATCGACGCAATTGCGGTGCTGGATAAAACCCGCGAAAGTGGACAGATCCCCGAAGAAAGATTCCCAGATGTTGTAGGGCGCATTTCTTTCTTTGTAAATGCCGGGATCAGATTCGTCGAAGAGATCTGCAAAATGTTGGCTTTCACCGAGTTGTGGGACGATATCACGCTTAATCGCTACGGTGTCAAAAACGAGAAACTCAGACGATTTAGATATGGTGTTCAGGTAAATTCATTGGGCCTTCCCGCTACTCAACCGGAGAATAATGTAGCAAGGATAATACTCGAGATGCTTGGCGTAACATTGAGCAAGGATGCTCGAGCCAGGGCTATACAGCTTCCTGCGTGGAACGAGGCACTTGGACTTCCACGCCCATGGGATCAGCAATGGTCACTTAGATTTCAACAGATTTTAGCCTTTGAAACTGACTTGCTCGAATATCCTGACATTTTTGAAGGCTCAGAGGTCATGAAAAACAAGGTCAATTCACTGAAAGAACAATCCCAAAAAGAGATAGAAAGGGTAGAGAAAATGGGGGGCGCACTCGAAGCTATTGATTATATGAAAAGGGCCCTGGTTTATTCACATGCTGAACGCGTTCGCGCAATTGAGTCTGGAGAAATAAGAATAGCCGGCGTTAATTGCTTTACAGAAACGGAGCCATCACCTCTCGTGGAGTCAATCGATAAATCGATACAGAAAGTAGACCATGTCATTGTGAAAGAACAGATAGAAAGGCTCCGTGCCTTCAGAGAAAAAAGAAACAAGAAGGATGTCGAACTAGCACTTAAAGCCCTCAAGAATGCAGCCACAAGCAATAATAACATAATGCCCGCATCGATCAATTGCGCCCACGTCGGAGTCACAACCGGAGAGTGGACAGACACTCTCAGGTCTGTATTCGGTGAATACAGGGCACCGACAGGAACATCCATCAGGATTCGAGAAGATTCTGAAGAAATCAGAGATATTAGAAATGATGCAAACGAAGTACGGCAGAAATTAGGAAGGCCAATTAAACTCTTTATCGGTAAACCAGGCTTAGACGGTCATTCAAACGGTGCCGAACAGATTGCCGTCCGAGCTCGGGACGTCGGGATGGAAGTTCTCTACCAGGGCATAAGGCTAACGCCCGAACAGATTGTAAGCACTGTTGAGCAAGAAAATTTCGATGTTATCGGACTGAGCATACTTTCAGGTTCGCATGACACATTGATTCCAAAAATCCTAACTAGACTGAAAGAAAAGGATCTCGGAGACATCCCAATTGTCGTGGGAGGCATCATTCCTGAAGATGACGCTAGATACCTGCTAAAAGCAGGTATAAGAAAGGTTTATACTCCAAAAGACTTTTCACTTAATGGAATAATGAGGGATATAATTGAAATCGTAAAAGGATCAAGACAGCTCTATTAGACCACCCTTCTTACATTCTCATTATTCTGGAAGCCTTTCAAGAAGATCTAATAGCCAGTTTTTATATTTGAAATTAAAATAACATAATTTGGAAGAGTCGTTTTTATTCCTTAAGGTGGGTTGGTTTACTGTAGTTACCTTCAAGGAACATCTGGGTCGCGGGATCCTCCGCCTTGCCCTCCCGTTTTTCTTCAAACTCTTTCTCCATTTTAGTCCGACTCAGCGGTTCATAGGTGTATGCTATCTTAAAAATGTCACTATTTTGGTCGGCAGTCAAAACTACCTTAACTTTTGGTTGCCGCCAAGTCCAGGTCATAAAATTCAGGACTTTTTCCATACTGGCAGTCTCCCCATAACTATCACTTAAAAATTTATACAACTTATTTGCCATTTCATTCCGACTGGAATAGTCAGCAGATTCAACGATAAGAGTGGAAGTCATCAGTTCGTCATCATAAAACTCAAGCTGGGTCAGAGCCTGAGACTCAGGGATATTTAACGGAATTTCCTCAACTGTACCTTGAATTAATATCATCCTTATGTCTTTTGAATCAACGCTATTCTCTAAGACCTTCTTACCCTTTTCCTCTATAACTTGTATTGCCTGCTTCTTAGAGATCCTAAAATTAAACCCTAGCGCGGAGCCACCATCAACATCGTTTTGTGCTTTCAAAGAAAAAGAAGGCGTAAAGAAAATCAGTACTAAGATTACAAAAGAAGATATTCTATTAAAACTCATTCTTACTCTTATTAACTAGCTTGATTTTGCATGGTTGTCGATAAAAGCTACTATCATAAAACATTATCAAAGTCTGCAGGAAAATCAAGTAAGGGGCACTTTCACTAATAAGGGCGTTTAATTCCCGACATGATATAATTGGACAAAGCAACTTCACGCTATGCTTGGAAATTGGATAAAACGCTATACAAGTCAACTAACGAATGTAAAATAGTAAACGAATACCGAAACATAATCAGAAAACGGGCTTCAAGGAATTGGAGTCTGTTTAAAATATGAAAACTATAATAGGTATCATTGGAGTATCTCAAGCATCAGATGAAGAGTGCAGCGCCGCTCAGGAAGTAGGAGTAGAAATAGCAAAAAGAGACGGAATACTCGTGTGTGGTGGCGTAGGTGGAGTCATGGAAGCCGCTTGCAGAGGCGCAAAATCAGAGCATGGGCTGACCGTAGGGATCATTCCCGGGTTTAGTAGACACGAAGCTAATCCATACATTGATATACCAATTGTCACGGGGATGAGTCATGCAAGAAACATTATTGTTGTTCGCACAAGTAATGCTATAATAGCAATAGGTGGAAGTTACGGAACACTTTCGGAAATAGCTTTTGCATTGAAGATAGGAATTCCTATAATAGGAATTAAAACCTGGGATGTATCATCAGAGATCAAAAAAGTCTCAAATCCCAAAGAAGCCGTGGATATGGCTTTTGATCTTGCTCGCACTTGGGAGTAACGAAGCTTGTACCGGACATCCTAAAGCCTCAGTTCCTGCTCCGATCAGCATTCAGCAATGTGTCAAGGGAAACCACCTGTTTGCAGAAGCGAAAAAAATTCACTACGTTAGAAAGCAAGAAACCCTTTTTCAGATATCAAACATATACGGAATACCTGTTGAAATAATAGCAATCGCAAATGGTATTAAAGACCCGTCCCAGATATCTGTAGGTCAGGCAATTGTTATTCCCGGAAATGTTTATTCAAATATAATATGGCCAGTCACAGGCAATATTTCCTCTTATTATGGTAAAAGGGAAAGTCGCGGGTTTCATACAGGAATCGACATTCTCGCGTCCAAAGGAACACCCATAAGGGCGGTAGCAGATGGATTGGTAATTGCAAGCGGAAAAGGACTTGACGGATTCTCTAAATATGGAAGGATTGTAATCCTCGATCATGGAAACGGCGTAAGAACAATATACGCCCACAATAAAAGGAATGATGTAAGGTCTGGCTCGTGCATAAGAAAAGGTGATGTAATTGGTGAAGTGGGGAACAGTGGAAACGCAACGGGTCCTCATTTACACTTCGAGATACGACAATACGGAAACCCACTTAACCCAATAATCTATCTGCCATAAGGAGACAAAAATTTGGAAGATCTAAAACAATATATCAGAAATGTCCAGGATTATCCGAAGGAGGGCATTATATTTCACGATATAACTCCGCTCCTCCAGAATCCAAAAGCCTTTGGTCAGGCAATAGACACCATGGCTGAAGCACTAATTGATAAAAAAGTTGAATACCTAATCGGTGTCGAAGCGAGGGGTTTTATATTCGCTTCCGCTCTTGCGTATAAACTCGGAATCGGTCTGGTTATTGTCAGGAAGCTCGGCAAACTCCCATTTCAGACCATTAATGCTTCCTACGATCTCGAATACGGAAAGGACATTCTGGAAGTACATAGGGATGCAATATCTGGTGGCAGTAGGGTAGTGCTGGTTGATGATCTCCTGGCTACTGGGGGCACCTCAGCCGCCGTGGGAGAACTAGTAAAAAAGCTCGGCGGTGAAATAGTGGGATATTCATTTCTGGTGGAACTTACAGATCTCAATGGCAGACGAAAACTAAAGCCACAACCCGTATGGTCCGTTCTGCAATTCCAGGCATGAAACCCATAGGATGTTTATTCAATCCATTTGCTAACTTAAACAAGAAGCAAACGAAGAAGCAAATAAGAGACATAGAAACAATCATAGGCAAATATGGATTGATTCGTTCGACCAAGAACAGGGATGAAATACCAGATGTTGTAAGAGAATTTCACAAAAAAGGGATAAAGATCCTTTGTATTAGTGGTGGCGATGGTACAATAAGCTCTGTAATTAGTCAGTACATCAATTACTGTGGAGAGGAAAACACTCCTCTAATAGTGCCGCTTAAAGGTGGGACAATGAATTTTATTTCAGCAGATGCTGGACTATCATTCGATCAAAGGACAGTTTGTCGTAATTTGATTCGACTCATAAGGAACAATGAGCCGCTAACGAGTATAGAACGTGGAGTAATCAAGGTTACCGATCCAAGACTAAATAAACCCTATTACACGTTCACCTGGGCCGATGGCTTCATTTACAGGTTCATGAAGTGGTACTACAGAGAAGGAGGTGGTACCTCGGTTGCAATAAAACTTATGTTGAAGTCATGTATCATCTACCTTAGGAATGAGAACCGTGATCTCTTTAGACAGGAAGATTCCTGCGTTCATATCGATGATAAAACGGTCCCTTTTGCTGACCACCTATTTATGATAGCGGCGACTGTGAACAGGCTAGTGTTTGGGTTCAGAGGATTTTCAGAACAACCAAAAGCAGGGGAAAGATTTAATATATTATATTT comes from Thermodesulfobacteriota bacterium and encodes:
- a CDS encoding protein meaA, with product MHTEAKVIRKKKQVKDKPWIMRTYAGHTTARSSNELFRKNLSKGQTGLSVAFDLPTQTGYDSDHPLAEGEVGKVGVPICHIEDMETLFEQIPIETMNTSMTINATAAWLLSLYIAIAEKRGLDISSLQGTTQNDILKEYLSRGTYVFPPTPSMRLISDTITFTYEKVPKWNPINICSYHLQEAGATPVQEIAFTLIDAIAVLDKTRESGQIPEERFPDVVGRISFFVNAGIRFVEEICKMLAFTELWDDITLNRYGVKNEKLRRFRYGVQVNSLGLPATQPENNVARIILEMLGVTLSKDARARAIQLPAWNEALGLPRPWDQQWSLRFQQILAFETDLLEYPDIFEGSEVMKNKVNSLKEQSQKEIERVEKMGGALEAIDYMKRALVYSHAERVRAIESGEIRIAGVNCFTETEPSPLVESIDKSIQKVDHVIVKEQIERLRAFREKRNKKDVELALKALKNAATSNNNIMPASINCAHVGVTTGEWTDTLRSVFGEYRAPTGTSIRIREDSEEIRDIRNDANEVRQKLGRPIKLFIGKPGLDGHSNGAEQIAVRARDVGMEVLYQGIRLTPEQIVSTVEQENFDVIGLSILSGSHDTLIPKILTRLKEKDLGDIPIVVGGIIPEDDARYLLKAGIRKVYTPKDFSLNGIMRDIIEIVKGSRQLY
- a CDS encoding TIGR00725 family protein; the encoded protein is MKTIIGIIGVSQASDEECSAAQEVGVEIAKRDGILVCGGVGGVMEAACRGAKSEHGLTVGIIPGFSRHEANPYIDIPIVTGMSHARNIIVVRTSNAIIAIGGSYGTLSEIAFALKIGIPIIGIKTWDVSSEIKKVSNPKEAVDMAFDLARTWE
- a CDS encoding peptidoglycan DD-metalloendopeptidase family protein, giving the protein MILLALGSNEACTGHPKASVPAPISIQQCVKGNHLFAEAKKIHYVRKQETLFQISNIYGIPVEIIAIANGIKDPSQISVGQAIVIPGNVYSNIIWPVTGNISSYYGKRESRGFHTGIDILASKGTPIRAVADGLVIASGKGLDGFSKYGRIVILDHGNGVRTIYAHNKRNDVRSGSCIRKGDVIGEVGNSGNATGPHLHFEIRQYGNPLNPIIYLP
- the apt gene encoding adenine phosphoribosyltransferase, translated to MEDLKQYIRNVQDYPKEGIIFHDITPLLQNPKAFGQAIDTMAEALIDKKVEYLIGVEARGFIFASALAYKLGIGLVIVRKLGKLPFQTINASYDLEYGKDILEVHRDAISGGSRVVLVDDLLATGGTSAAVGELVKKLGGEIVGYSFLVELTDLNGRRKLKPQPVWSVLQFQA
- a CDS encoding diacylglycerol kinase family protein, which produces MKPIGCLFNPFANLNKKQTKKQIRDIETIIGKYGLIRSTKNRDEIPDVVREFHKKGIKILCISGGDGTISSVISQYINYCGEENTPLIVPLKGGTMNFISADAGLSFDQRTVCRNLIRLIRNNEPLTSIERGVIKVTDPRLNKPYYTFTWADGFIYRFMKWYYREGGGTSVAIKLMLKSCIIYLRNENRDLFRQEDSCVHIDDKTVPFADHLFMIAATVNRLVFGFRGFSEQPKAGERFNILYLRLPYLKKVFYKLPIGFYWGLDSDKSGNFLNLSAHSIKIEGNRGYIIDGEVIDAEKPIDIKLEMGPKIKILSLKGNT